In Actinoplanes lobatus, the DNA window GTTGGTGTCGGCGGCACCGGCCGCGGCGCTCGGGGATGCGGTTGTCAGGGCCATCGACGCTGCCGCGGCCGTGGTAGCCAGGGCTGCGGCGAGTTTCTTGTTCATTTCGGCTCCTTCTATCAGGCGGTTCGGTGTCCCCAGGGACGTCCTTGGGCCAACCACCTCATCGCGTCCGGCGCTGATGTAACGCTATGTAGTTTTCGTTGGGCGCCCAATGGGCCCTTGCCACGGAGTTTGCAGGCCTAAGGTCCCTCCCGGTGCCGACTTTGAGGGAGGTCCCCGGCCGTGGTGATCCCATCGTGATGGACTCATTGCTCAGGGTTACGTCTCGGCGAATATTTGCAGGTCAAGGTAATGAAGAAGCCGGGTGATCGGGCACTGGCTCCGACGATATAGGCCGTCCAGATGATGCGGCGTCAACCGATCACGGTGCCCGCGGGGTCGCGGTGACGGGGTCCGTTGCCGGTTCGGGTTCGGCGAAGAAGGCTCACGGAGCGTTACGCATGCGGGATTTCGCCCTGTGCCGCTGGGATCCCGCCGCCCCACCACACGTGCAGAGGAGTACGGACATCCATGCAGACGACTTCGGAAATCGACATGTGGCTCCTGCACCGTCCACCTGACCGGCGGAGACGTAACCCAGACAGAGCCGGACGGAACCGTACTGGCGTGTCTGAGCTGCCCGCTCTCGGCAGTGACCCTCGAATCCGACGATGAGTCCCTGACAGCGACGAGGGTGCCGGTCGCCCGCTCGGCCGCACCGTCACCTACCGGCGGATCCCGGGCGCCGACCTCGAAGCCATGATGCGGCGGCGCGGCGCGAGCCAGACCATGACCCAGGGCATGGCCGACCGGCGGTCGAGGACTGAGCGCGGTCGGCCGGCTCGACAGCCCCGCCCTCCGGTCACGTTCTCGTGTTACCCCGTTCCCGGGCCAGAGGCCGACCACGAGATCAAACAACCCACCCGGCCACGATCACGGCCGGGCCGTCAGCCGAGGATTCCACCGGCACGTGACCGCCACACCCGTGACACCACGCGCCCGGCCAGCACCCCGGACTGAACAAAACTAAAGATCTCAGAGACGCTCGACAAATTCCACATCGACGCCCTGACCGCCCAGTTCGTCCTGCATCCCGAATGGTTCGACGTGGTCGTCGCCAGCAACCTGTTCGGCGACATCCTCTCCGATCTCGGCCCCGCCTGCACCGGCACGCTCGGCATCGCACCGAGCGCGAACATCAACCCCGAGCGCGATCACCCGAGCCTGTTCGAGCCGGTGCACGGCTCCGCGCCGGACATCGCCGGCAAGGGCATCGCCAACCCCGTCGGCCAGATCTGGTGCGGCTCGATGATGCTGGAACACCTCGGCCACCCCGAGGCGGCCGGCCACCTGCTCGGCGCGATCGAGGACGTCCTGGCGTACGGACCCGGGCAAGCGCCGCTGACCCCCGACCTGGGCGGCACCGGGACGACGACCGAGCTGGCCGACGCGATCGCCCAGCGGGTCCGCGAACGCTGAGCGCGCCCGGGTGTCAGATGGCGGGTACGTTCGTGAGCGCCTCGCCGCGCGAACGCAGGACCGCCAGCAGCCGGGCCTGTTCGGCCGGGGTCAGATCAGCGGTCGGGATGCTGGACATCCGCCGCTTGGCACCGGCGAACCCTTTGTGCAAGAGCAGGACCTGACCGCGCGTCCGGCGCACCGTCTTGATCGCCGACCAGGGCAGCGTGTCCGTCGAGAAGCCGTGGACGGTGTGCACACCCACGGCGTCGATCCGGAAGGCGACCGGCCCTCCGATCTTGTGGGCTTCCCGCTTCACGACCAGCCTTGGCACCGCGAACAGCACGTACGGCAGCGTGAAAACGCTGCTGACGAGCAGGGGTAGCGCCCAGCCGCCCGGATTGCCGGCCCGGTACAGCAGCACGGCGGCGACCAGTGGGACGGCCACGACCCATGCGACGATCGGAAACATGGTATGCCGAAGCAGCGCCTTCACCAGCTTCGGCTCCGATCGGGTTTGAAAGGTGAGCTGCCCCGCGTCTTCCATGCCCGCATCATAGAGATGATCTTGGTTGCCCCTGCGGGGAGGTCGAAGGCGAGCACCGATCGTCGGGCTCCTACCGGGAGCCCAGGCGGGCGGCCAGGTCGGTGGTGGCGTCCTCGGGTTCGGCGTCGAGATCGGCCAGTGCCCGGGTCACCGCCCGCAGCAGCTGCTTGACGCCGCCGGTGTCGCCGAGGGCGTGACGGGCGCGCATCGCCGCCCGGTACAGCTCCTCGTTGTACCGGTCCAAACCGATCGCCTTGTCGAGCAGGTCGCTCGCCGAACGGGGGTCGGTGGGCAGCAGGTCCTCGGCGAGCAGCAGGTGGGCTTCGAGGCCGAAGCGGTGGGCGTTCTCGCGGTGCGCGGTGATCCAGTCGTAGTCGCAGCCATCGGCCAGCGGAGCGGTGTAGAGGTCACACGCCGCGCGCAGCAGATCGGCGCGCGCCGGCCCGGACGCGATGCGGGCCCGGCCGAGCAGGTCACGCAACTGCCACAGGTCCACCGCGACGGTGTCGGGATCCAGCCGGTAGCGGGCGGCGGTGCCTCGTTTGAGCAGGTAGCCGCCAGGGTTCGGGCCGCCCGCCCGGCCGAGCCCGTGACGCAGGTTCGACGCGTTGGTGTGGACCTGCTGGTAGGCCTGCTTTCGGCGTACGTCGGGAAGTAGGTTTTCGGCGATGGTGTCGGTGTCGGCGCCGTGCGGGTGGCAGGCGAGGAAGACCGCCAGTTCGAAGGCTTTGCCGCGCACGTTGCGGCCGGGCAGGTTCATGTCCTCGATGCGCGGCTGGCCGAGGACGCACAGCCGCACCGGGTTCGCCGCGGTGGGCGGGCTCACCGTCTGCTGGACCACCGGCTGCGTCGCCGGCGGGGGAGTGCTGGTGTGCGATTCGCGGACGGTGTCCAGGATGGTGATCGCGTCGTCCTGGGCGAGGACGGCAACGGTCGCCGGGACCTGGGCCGGCTGGTCGCCCGGTGTGCTGGTGCGCCCGTCCGTGGTGATGGTGCAGGTGATTCCCGGCGGCCAGGAGCCGATCAGGACGGCGGTGGCGTCGAGCCCGGCGGCGAGGCCGAGGACGACGGCGGCCCGGGCGGTCGCAGCGTCGGCGGCCCGGCCGATCAGCAGTAGCGGCGGGAGGGCCTCCTCGGCCGGGGCCTGAGCGTGGAGGTCGTCGATGGTGTCGATGCCGTGGTCGTTGAGCAGGCGGCGCCGCTGCAACAGGTGGGCGTCGAGTAGGTCCAGCGATGCGGTGACGTCGGCGGTGACCCGCAGCCGGTCCCAGCCGGTCACGCCGGGGCCGAGCAGGTCGTCGCAGGTGGTCCGGTCGATGATGACGTGGGTGCGGTGGCCGGGTTCGTCGGGGGAGCCGTCGGTGAGCGCGGTGATGATCAGGCCGCGTACGGCGTCGGCCGCGCCGGGTCCGTTGACGCCGAGGCCGCCGTAGGGCCAGCGGGCGGTGAGCGGCTCGGCGGGGTGGCGCAGCGTGTGCCGGTGGATCGCCGTCACCGGTTCGGGCAGCGGTTGCGCCGGAAGTACGTGAGCGGTGTCGGCGGTCGGGCGGAAGCGGCGACGGCGTTGCCGCCAGGCCAGGGTGGCGGCGGCGCTGATCGCCGCGGCCAGCGACCAGGGGACGATGCTGCCGCTCGGCAGGCGGATGCCGTCCTGATCAGCCGCCGGAGCCACGGGCTCGGCATCGACCGGCGGCGCCTCCCGGGCCGGGGGAGCGGCGGCAGCCGACGGTGACGAAGGGGCGCTGGTGGCCTGCGATGAGGAGGGAGCGCTGGTGGCCTGTGGCGGCGGGGGAGTCGCGGTGGCCGGGGCCGACGGAACCGGTGTCGCGGTGCCGGGCGCTGATGGGGGAGTAGCAGCCGGCGGAGTACGCGGCTTGCTCGCGCCGGGCGGCCGCGCATCCTCCGGCAACCGCAGCCGCCAACCGGGAATGATCAGATCGCAGTCGGTGAGCCGCGCCCCCGCGGCCACATGCTCATGCCGGTTGAGCCGGCAGATCTCCGGCCACCGATCGGCGTCCCCCAGCCATCGCCGCGCGATCTTCGACAGCGTGTCCCCACGCTTGACCTGATACTCGTAGTGCTCGTCGCCGACCAGGACGGTCACCGTGCCCTGCTGCAACGCGGTCGTACCCGACGCCACCGGCACCTCCGGCGACTCAGCCGCTGCCGACGGGATGCCGGTGGCGCCGACCGCGACGACCGCCGTGCCGGCCAGCCCGAACAACATCCGGTGCACCGGCGCCGGCAACCGCCACCGCGGCATCCGCCACCCGGCGATCACGGTGAGCAGGCTGCCGGCCAGCAGCACCGCCATCACCGCCCAGACCAGCCACAACACCGCCACAACAACGAAGAGCAGGATTCGCGTACGGTCGCCGTCGTCCCCGGCGAGGAAACCGCTCACCGTCGCACCGGACGGAATCCGGTCCACCGGATTGCCGAACACCAGCCACAACACGGCAGGCGGTACCACCAGCAGGACGAGACTGCCCAGCAGTGCCCGCCCGGCCGCGAACGCCCTGCGCCCCGCCGGCGGCCGCCCCGGTGGCGGCGGTGCGGCGACCCAGACGGAGGGCTGCCGGGCGAGTTCAGCGGTACGGCGATGCATGTCGTCGCTCATCGCCCGCGTGTCTACCGCCCACAACGCATCAATCTCCATCGAATTGGCGCGGATCTCTCACCATGCGTGAAACATCGGCTACCGGGACCGCACGATGATCGTTGCTTTGCGACACTGCCCGGCATGCCAGCGGGGAATCTGCACCTGGTCGTCGACATCGCCGCCTGGTCGGCCGGCGCCGTCCACACCACCGGCGGCTACGTCCAGCCCGTCGTCATAGCCGGCCATACCCGCTTTCCCAGCGGCGTCCACCAGGATCCGGCCACCGGCACCCGCACCACCGGAGCGCCCGCCCTCGCCGCGGGCCTGGCCGACCCGGACGACTACCACCCCGACCCGATGAGCCGCCTGCACGCTTCGGCCACCGGCAGCACGGAAGAGGTCGCCACGGTTCTCGCCTACGCCGCCAACGCCGCCGCCACCCACACCGGCACCCCGGTCACCGCCCTCACCGTCGTCACCGGCCAGCCGTGGGGGCACCGCGCCCGTACCCGTCTGATCGACGCCGCCACCCACGCCGGCCTGCCGCAACCGCACATCGTCACCACCGCCGCGGCCGCGGCCGCAGCCGCAGGCGGCGACCACCGCTTCGTCCTGCACGCCACCGCCGACGCGAGCATCCCGCACCTCACCGTCCTCGACGCGACCGACGCCTTTCAGCAGATAGCCACCACAGCGGTACGCGACCCGGCCGCCGACACCATCGACGACGCCCTCACCGCACCCGCATCACCGCCCGCGCCCTCACCGGCGTCACCGTCCTGGCCGCCTGCTCGGTCGGGCTGCTGCTCCAGACGATCACCACCGCCGACACCTGGACCCGCGGCAGCAGCATCACCGCCGTACGCCTGCCTGTCGAGAATCTGGGATTGGCAGCCGCTCTCGCCGCGCTCACCGCCTGGGCCGCCGCCCAGCTCGCGCCCACCACCTGGATCCACACCGCCCAGGCGGGCGACGACAGCACCACCGGCGCCCTGCTGCGCCGCGGCTATTTCGGCGCGGCCGCGCTCGGCCTCGCCATCGCCGGACTCTGGGGACTCGGCGCGGGCGTCGGGGTCGGCTTCACCGACGAAACCTTCCTGCGTACGGCCTTGACCGCGGCCGTACCCATCAGCATCTGCGCCGCCGTGATCGCGCTTGCCGCGCCCCGCCTCCCGCAGACAGCGCTCACCACATGGCTGCGCCGCGCCCGCCCGCCGGTCACCGCGATCGCGGTCGGCGCCGCCGGCGTCTACCTGCAACGCGCCGCCGACACCCTCACGTTCCCCGCCGACCTGGCCATGCCCGGCCTCGTCCAGGCCGTCGGCGCGGCCATGCTCGGTGTCGCCACCGCCCTGATCGCCACCCGCAGCACCCTGCTGCGCATCATCACCGGGATCATCCTCGCCACCGGATACGTCCTGGTCACCGACGTCACCACCCACCACTACCTGACGATCGCCTACACCATCGTGCTCGCCTGGTGGGCCGCCACCACCGCCACCGTCACCGTGACCGCCGCGATCCCGCAGGCGGCCGGATGGCTATCGCGAAAGCCGGCGGATCACCACCAGTAGTTGTCCTGCGGCAGGTACGTGGCCTCCAGCTCGGCGATCTCCTCCTCGGTCAGGCGCAGTTCAAGAGCAGCGAGGGCGTCGTGCAGATGATGCGGCCTGGTGGCACCATCTTGTCGCCCACCAGGACCGGCATGACGACCGAATCACCGCTCGACGAGGCCGGGGCTTGGAGAGATCCAAGCCCCGGCCTCGTCGAGCGCCATCCCTACGTGATCCGATCATCTGCCGAATTGAGGACGTTCTCTGGTTATTGGTGTGGTGAGCGCCCACGAGATCTGTAACGATGAATAATGACTTCCGGATGGCGGAACGGTTGGGATCTTCTGGCAGCGACTGCGAGCGCGATCGCCCTGATCATGATCGTTTTCTATGTTGGACTGATACGTCAGCAGGGCGGTCAGGTAGCGGCCTGGTTCCTCGCCGGACTTGCCATCGCAGCACTTCTTTCGATCTATGGTGTAGCGCGCGCAGCGCCCGGGCGCCGACCGGTGCTGGCAGTGTCGGGCGTGATGATGATGGCACTCGGCCTTCTCGGCATCCTGTCGATCGGAATACCCATCCTCGGCGCGGGTATTTTGGCCCTGGTCGCTGCCACGCGCGTAGCGGGCGCCGGGGCGGGGTCGCCCGCCCGGTAGAGGGTTTCGCCGGCCTCGTGCAAGGTGAGGTCTTCCGCCGTTGCGCGGTCGAGCCGCAGTACGACGTGGTCCGCCACGCGGAGACGTGCGCTCTCCGTCCCCGGCATCGCGCAACCAAGATCGAGTGGACGGATCTGCTTGCAGAGAATGCGCGTTCGGGCCCGCATCTGCCGCACCTTGCTCGCTCAGCCAGCGCTCGCCGTAGTCGCCGCTGGTGACGCTGCGGCTGGTTGGGGCAACACCGGGCTGGGGCGGAGATTGAACGGGATATGTGTCAGCGCGGCTCGCGGTCGTCGCCGAATGGGCCGTTGCAGGCTTGGGTGACCGCCGTGTCGAGGAAGTCCCACAGCCGCTGCGGGTGGAATGGCTCGGCGGCGCGGAACAGCAGGCTGTTGATGCCGTACTCGATGGTCTCGGGGATGTGCTCGCCGTTGAGCTCGGCGACCCAGCCGGGCGCGGTCTCGGCGGCGGCCATGCCGGTTCCGGGTGCGCTCGGCGATGGCAGCCCAGGTTCGCGAGCAGGGCCGTCATCTCGGCGGGCGTCCACCGTACGGCTACCAACTCGTCGACGCCGGCCCGCACCCCAACAAGGTCCATGCGAGTTGGGGCCCGCCGTCAGCATCGCCTGGAAGTGGACCCGGTGACGGCCCCGACCGTGCGGTGGATCTTCGCTCGCCGACTGGAGGGGATGAGTTACGGCGGGGATCGTGCGGGTGTTGAACGAACGGCGGACCCTGTCACCGGCCGCCTACGACCGGGTAAGGAATCCGCACCGTGACGGTGCGGTATGGACGCTGCGCACGGTCGCGGCGATCCTGGCGAACCCGTGGTACACCGATCGTGAGGCGGTGCCGGGGGACTGGCGGACCAGTCTGGGGCCGGTGCGGGTGTGGAACCCGCGGGAGGACTGGGTGGTCTCCCCACTGCATCCTCGCCGTCTACATGGCCTCCGACGCTTGAACACCCCAAGGCCTGCCGTCCGCCGGGGCCCGCCGACAGCAGCCTCGCACGGCCTATCCCATCACCTGCCGAGCGGCCGCCCGGCACGCGTCAACATTCAACGGGAGGGGAAGGTCGCCGATGCACGCGAAGATGCCGATGAGAATGCGCACGGCCATATCGACATCGCGATGCTGGTTTCCTGGCGCACGTCCTTCTGATGTGAAGTGCCGGCGCGATCGGTCGAGGGGTTCGGCGACGATGCTGACCACGTACAGTTGATCGATGACCGCTCCACGGACGGTCGTCCTCAACGGCGACCTCGGCAGTGGCAAGACAACGGTGTCAGTCGCGCTGGCCGAACGGCTGGGCGTGCGCCGGGTCAGTATCGGCGACCTCTACCGGCAGATGGCGGCCGAGCACGGCATGACCGCCCTCCAATTCAATTTGCACGCCGAACTCGACGACAAAATCGACCACTACATCGATCAGCTCCAGTACGATATCGCCGCCTCGGGTGAACCCCTGGTCGTCGACAGCCGCCTGGCCTGGCACTTCTTCCGCGGCGCATACAAGGTCCACCTAGTTACCGACCCGGTGGTCGCGGCCCGGCGGGTGCTGGGCCGCGCCGGCGGCCCAGTCGAGCGGTACACCAACCTCGAGGATGCGTGCACGCAGCTGGCGGCGCGCAGCGAGAGCGAGCGGCAGCGCTTCCTCACCCGTTATGGGGTCGACAAGACCCGGCTGCAGAACTACGACCTGATCTGCGACACGACCAGCGCCACCCCGGTCGACATCGTTACTCGCATCATCGAATGGGCAGCGGCACCGACTTGTCTGCTCGACCCTCGTCGGGTACTGCGGACGACGCCGACCGAGAGCGACGGCGAGATCAAGGTTCTCCACCAAAATTCACACTTCTTCGCCGTAAGTGGCGGCCTCCGCCTCGACGCAGCCGCGCAGGCCGGCGAAACCTTGGTCCCGGTGCAGCTTGTAGACGAGGCCGGGAAAGCACTGTAGTCGGATGGCAGGAGCTTCGGCGTAACGTTGGTCGGCTTCGCGGCCGCCGACACGTTCTGGGAGACCGCGCTGCAGCGGGCGGTGCCGAGCGATCGCCTCGGCCGGGTCGCCTCATTCGACCGGCTCGGCTCGTCGTGCCTGCGGCCGTTCGGTTATCTGCTGGCCGGCAGCGCGGCCATCGCCTTCGGCCTGTCCGCGACGCTGCGAGGCGCAAGCGTGGCGCTGCTGGTCACGGTACTCGCGGTGGCACTGCTGGTGCCCGCGATGCGACGACTCGTGCCGCGGCCGCCCGGTGTTACGGAATTCGGCGCTCGCTCCAGCAAGCTGACTACCGGCCACCAGACCGCGAGACAACAGCTAAGGAGGAGCAGCCATGGCTACGCGACTCATAGCGCTGCTGGGTGGCGGGTTCTCGGACGACCCGGACACCTTGATCGACGATCGTCTGCTCGTCGCCATCGATCGGGACCGGCCGAAGGTCTGTTTCGTGCCGACCGCGAGCGGCGACTCCGCCGGATCCATCGATCGCTTCAACACCGCTTTCGGGCCACGGCCCAGTTCTTCCCCGATGCTGGCGGCATCCTGCCTTGGGCGTTACACCGGACGGCTGGATCATCGGCCGGCAGACCTGGGCGGCAGGCCCGTGGCAGTGAACCGTGACGCCAGCCGGGTCGACTTCCCGGAGCTGTCATTCATCGTGACCTCGCCGAAGTCGACCTCCGCTTCCTCGCCTGGGCGGTGGGTCTGCGGAAAGAACACGTTGACCGGCCCGCGGCCGGCCTCGACGCAGATCTTGGGCTTGCGGTCGGCGACGTAGGCGCGAACGACCTGGTAGGAGACGTCGTGCATGTCGTGTTCGTCGATCAGCCGGTCGTAGATTCGCTTGACGGTGTGCCGCTGCTTGCGGGGCGCGTCCAGGTCCGCCCGAAGGATGTCGTCGATGACCGGTTTGAACGGGTCCAGCTTCGAGGACCGCGGCGGCATCGGCTTGCGCGGTGCTGGCCGGGCTGCGGTCGTACGACCAGTAAATAAGTAGCCGCAGTGTGGGCGATCACTGTGTGTAGCGGAGTTTGCATCGAAGAACTGTTAACCGCTTGCCCCGGCCGATAGGTTCGGTTCCAGAACAAGGGCAAGGAGGCGCATCGGGTGGCCAGACAGCGGGTCGGACAGCGACGACCCCGCGAACAACGTGCCATCTACCGGGGTCCGGGGCGGACACGTCCGCCGACACTGGGCGTCGATGTCGGCGGAGTGGTCGTGGCCCTGACCGGCGACGGCGCGGACACCTCCTTCTTCGGCAGCCGTCCGCTGGAGACACCCGCGACGGCCGGCGTCTTCGCATGCCTTGCCGCGCTCACCGCTGAGCCGTTCGCCGGCCGGGTCCACCTGGTCTCCAAGGCCGGCCCGAAGGTGGCCGCCAACACCCGAGCCTGGCTGGCCCACCACCGGTTCTTCGAACGGACCGGCATAGCCGAGACCAACCTGCACTTCGTCCGGGAACGCCGCGACAAGGCGCCAGTCTGCCACCGCCTCGGCATTACCCACTTCGTCGACGACCGCCTCGACGTCCTGGCCTACCTCGACACCGTGGAACACCGCTACCTGTTCACCGGCGGCACGCCCAGCCGCGGCCCGGACGCGCATATGCCCGGATGGGCCACAGCGATCGCAACATGGACCGAGCTCGCCAGCGAGATACAGGCGCCGACGCCAAACTGAATCGGCCGACCGCGCGAACGTCCACTCGTGCCACGATCCGCGCAGCTCAGCCGACGAGGCGGGAACGCGGACGGGCGCTTGCCCCGCCCCCGGAAACAGGCAAGCTGAGGGCCGCGTCAATGCTGTACATTCCCCGTGTCTCGTCGTCTAGAGGCCTAGGATCCCGCGCGCCCTTCGGGGACGCGGAGACGCGGGTTCAAATCCCGTCGAGGCACTTGGCCGACGCCGTAGACGGCGTCGGCCAGCACACTCATGCCGTAAGTCGCTCACTGCCGAGCCTGTCAGATGTTGGTGGTCAGGCTCAGTGGGAGTGGGACGACCCGGCAGCGTTGCGCGAGCGGGAATTGGGACAGCAGGTCGGCGATGAGGTCGGCCATGCGGGCGGCGGATGGCCCGTAGAGGTACAGGGCGGTCTCTCGAGGGCCTTGCCAGTAGGACTGCATGCGGCCGTGCGCGCCGAGGGCGTCGAGGAGTGCGGTGATCAGGTCGTTGATGTCGCTGGTCGCGTATACCTCGTCTGGCAGATCGGTGCCGTTGAGGTAGACGGCCAAGCCTTCGGTGACCCCGAACGTCACCGGTTCCTGTTTGTCGAGCCGTGCCGTCGATCCTTTCGGCGCGCCGGCCCTTTTCGAGGGCAGCCGTCACGAGGTGCCTCGTGAGTGCGCTCGGAGCAGATCACCCAATCGGTATCCGCGGTCCGAGTGATGGACGAGTCCGCCCAGGTCAGCGGGGGGTGGAACGGCGTTTTCCAGGGTTGGGCCGTTAAGATCAATTAGAACGAAGGTCGGGTGGAAGCTTGTGACGGCTCGCCGCCCGCAGCAGCCGTGCTGCCGGAGGCTCATGTCGGGCCTGGCTGCTCCGCGGAGAAGGGTTCGGGGCGTTGCTCGATGCGGGTGACCCCGATCGATCTCAGCGCGTCCACTGCCGCGGAGCGGACGGCCAGCCCGTCGGGTAGCGGGGTGTGCACGTGAACCGTGTTCTGCCTGCTCACTGGCTCAACATCGAACACCACGTCGGTGCCGTCCCCGAGCGCGTGTCGGAGCCGCTCGACGAAGTCTCGGAAGTGTCCGGGAGCCACCAGGTCGGTGCACACGACGGTGGTGACCGTCCGTTCGAGCGGCGGGTGGGGCAGGGTCGTCCAGATCCGGGCCTGGTACCAGTCCGGCCTGGCGTTCGCGTGCCGCAGCAGAGCCAGGCAGAACCAGCCGACGGCGGCGACGGCGAGGAGGGCGACGGCGACCGTGGCCGGTGTTCCTATCCTTTGCCAGGGCTTCAAGACGACGAAGAACGGCGCCACCACCACCGCTAGGAGGCTGAAGAACACGGTGCGCGCGATGCGGCGGTTCGTGGCAGGCCCTGGATTCTCCGACCCGTCGGCCTTGGCACCGTCCACAGTCGGTCTCCTTCCGCGGCCCCCACTCGGCAGGAGCCTAGTTTTAGCAGGCCCATTGTGTCTCGGTTGCGGTCGGGCCCGGGAACGCCAAAGCTACGGCTAGGCCCGAGCGTGTCAACGGTCAGCATGACCTCTTTGTGGGTGGTCCTTGAATCTCTGAGCTGGCGGACACCAGTTCCGGTGTCCGCGAGCCGGGACTCAACTGTCCGCTGACAAGGATATTCGCGTTTCTGCTAGCAGCAATAACGGCAATAGAGGGGCTGACTCCGCCTCGGCGGGGAGGTGGCCATGCCGCCGGCCCAGCCAGAATCGCGAACTCAAGTGAACAGGACGCGTACTGTTCTGCTGCGATCCGCACGTTACGCTGCGTCACGTCCCGTGGTCGACGAGCAACTGGTAGAGCTTTCCGAAGGTGGTGACGGCCGGCGTTGGGACTGGCTGTCGCCCATGGAACGGCTGCAATCGGCAGGTTCGGAACCGCGGGCCAGGGCTCAGGGCGGAGGCCGGTACAGATGATGCCTGTACGCGGCCGGGCACGCTCCGGCACGATCAGGTCATGATCGTGTTGTTCGACGCTGACGTG includes these proteins:
- a CDS encoding isocitrate/isopropylmalate family dehydrogenase — encoded protein: MDALTAQFVLHPEWFDVVVASNLFGDILSDLGPACTGTLGIAPSANINPERDHPSLFEPVHGSAPDIAGKGIANPVGQIWCGSMMLEHLGHPEAAGHLLGAIEDVLAYGPGQAPLTPDLGGTGTTTELADAIAQRVRER
- a CDS encoding YcxB family protein, coding for MEDAGQLTFQTRSEPKLVKALLRHTMFPIVAWVVAVPLVAAVLLYRAGNPGGWALPLLVSSVFTLPYVLFAVPRLVVKREAHKIGGPVAFRIDAVGVHTVHGFSTDTLPWSAIKTVRRTRGQVLLLHKGFAGAKRRMSSIPTADLTPAEQARLLAVLRSRGEALTNVPAI
- a CDS encoding BTAD domain-containing putative transcriptional regulator — protein: MSDDMHRRTAELARQPSVWVAAPPPPGRPPAGRRAFAAGRALLGSLVLLVVPPAVLWLVFGNPVDRIPSGATVSGFLAGDDGDRTRILLFVVVAVLWLVWAVMAVLLAGSLLTVIAGWRMPRWRLPAPVHRMLFGLAGTAVVAVGATGIPSAAAESPEVPVASGTTALQQGTVTVLVGDEHYEYQVKRGDTLSKIARRWLGDADRWPEICRLNRHEHVAAGARLTDCDLIIPGWRLRLPEDARPPGASKPRTPPAATPPSAPGTATPVPSAPATATPPPPQATSAPSSSQATSAPSSPSAAAAPPAREAPPVDAEPVAPAADQDGIRLPSGSIVPWSLAAAISAAATLAWRQRRRRFRPTADTAHVLPAQPLPEPVTAIHRHTLRHPAEPLTARWPYGGLGVNGPGAADAVRGLIITALTDGSPDEPGHRTHVIIDRTTCDDLLGPGVTGWDRLRVTADVTASLDLLDAHLLQRRRLLNDHGIDTIDDLHAQAPAEEALPPLLLIGRAADAATARAAVVLGLAAGLDATAVLIGSWPPGITCTITTDGRTSTPGDQPAQVPATVAVLAQDDAITILDTVRESHTSTPPPATQPVVQQTVSPPTAANPVRLCVLGQPRIEDMNLPGRNVRGKAFELAVFLACHPHGADTDTIAENLLPDVRRKQAYQQVHTNASNLRHGLGRAGGPNPGGYLLKRGTAARYRLDPDTVAVDLWQLRDLLGRARIASGPARADLLRAACDLYTAPLADGCDYDWITAHRENAHRFGLEAHLLLAEDLLPTDPRSASDLLDKAIGLDRYNEELYRAAMRARHALGDTGGVKQLLRAVTRALADLDAEPEDATTDLAARLGSR